From the Lathyrus oleraceus cultivar Zhongwan6 chromosome 4, CAAS_Psat_ZW6_1.0, whole genome shotgun sequence genome, one window contains:
- the LOC127076276 gene encoding auxin-binding protein ABP19a, with product MKIFPTLFLITFLSFSTSYASVNDFCVADLKAPDTPSGYHCKPLANITSDDFVFHGFVAGDTKNSFNAALSSAFVTDFPGLNGLGISAARLDIAEGGSIPMHTHPGATELLIMVQGEITAGFFTTSAVFSKTLKPGDLMVFPQGMLHFQVNSGKGQATAFLAFSSANPGAQLLDLLLFSNNLSSEIVAQTTFLDFAQVKKLKARFGGRG from the coding sequence ATGAAGATTTTTCCAACGCTTTTCCTTATCACTTTTCTCTCATTCTCCACTTCTTATGCTTCTGTCAATGATTTCTGTGTAGCAGATTTAAAGGCTCCAGATACCCCTTCCGGCTACCACTGCAAACCCCTTGCAAACATAACATCAGACGATTTCGTCTTTCATGGCTTCGTAGCCGGAGACACCAAAAACTCCTTCAATGCTGCACTTTCCTCGGCTTTTGTCACCGATTTTCCCGGTCTTAACGGACTCGGAATCTCTGCAGCACGACTAGATATAGCCGAAGGTGGATCGATTCCAATGCATACTCATCCCGGTGCTACTGAATTATTGATAATGGTTCAAGGAGAAATAACTGCTGGATTTTTTACAACAAGTGCTGTTTTTTCGAAGACGTTGAAACCGGGTGATCTTATGGTTTTTCCACAAGGGATGTTGCATTTTCAAGTTAATTCTGGTAAAGGACAGGCTACTGCTTTTCTTGCCTTTAGTAGTGCAAACCCTGGTGCTCAATTACTTGATCTTCTTCTGTTTTCCAATAATTTGTCTTCTGAAATAGTGGCACAAACTACTTTCCTTGATTTTGCACAAGTTAAGAAGCTTAAGGCTCGTTTTGGAGGAAGAGGCTAA